TTTAGTTCAAAAATTTGATGATGTGATGGAGTTGACTTTTCAAGAAATTCATGTTTTAAAAAAATAATATTTTGTTTAGATACAATAATCTCTTTTAACAATAACACAATAAAGATTTGTAGAAAACTTACATTGGATGAATAAAGTCCATCAAAGTCAGTTAACTACCAATTATATTAAAAATACAATCTATTAAATGAGAATGATTGTAAAAACTATAGTAAATAATTAATTGATTCTTTGATCAAAAAGTCCATCAAAAAGTCCATCAAAAATTGATGAAGTCCATCATATTTTAATAATCTGGTGATGAGAATTGAACTTTCCTATTCACTATACTCTTTTTAACCAGATTGAGTTTAGCCAATTTTCTAAAATCTCTCTCAGCAGTTGGTTTTGATGTATTGAACATCTTAATATGATCATCATATGTCATGGAAACATTATTGTTTATAATTTCAGTTAAGATAACAATTTGACGTTGATTTAATCCCAAATCTTTTAAATTAATAACATTTTCATTATTTTCATAATGAGATATCTTTCCACCATTTCCTTTAAACATTACTTTAAATGAATCATTTCCTTCACTAAATTCTGGTTCTTCCAAACCAGATTTCTTCATCTCACCAATCATTTGAGAAATTCCTCTACCAATATGTTCCATATAATTAGTCTTATATAATATGTCACATATTCTCTCATTTCTATGACCAATTCCTTCATCATTTTTTATGTCTTCAATAGTTAATGGATATTTTAACTTTCCGGGATTTATTATTTCAATGCGGTCATCGAATATGTAGAATTCTATAAAACTTGATGACCTTTCATAGTTTCTGTGTGCAAGGGCATTGATGAAACCTTCACGAATTGCTTTTATTGGATATTCGTCAATATTAATACGATTCATTCCATCAATGATAAATCCAGAATTTGTATTTTTTTTAAAAAATCTTTCAAATTCTTTGATTCCCATTAGAAGCGAACCTTTAAAATTTAACCGATCAATTGCATCGAATTTAGTGATTCCTTTAAATCTCACCATCTTGATTTCATGAGATAAAAATTTGTTGACATCCTCGGCGAAGAATAATGCTCCAGCAATGTTTAAATGAAAAACACCATTAACTATTTCACCTGCACCTATCCTTTCCAACAGATATGCTTTATTATCTATATCTTTTAGTTTAGTGAATGAATCATCATCTTTTAATAAATCAAAAAACAATCCATATGCCTCATCGTCAACATCGTCGATTGATGAGTTTAAGATGAGCTTTTTGTCGAAGTTATCATTATCTTTTTGTCCTCTTTCAATATATTTTACCAGACTTTTCTTGATTTCATCAATCAAATCTTGATTGGTGTCAAAAAAAGAGTATTTATTATCCGGCTGGATTTTTAAGATGAACCTTTCACTTTCAGCATCTCTTTTATCAACATTTTGGATATAGAAAAATGAATCAGGATTAGATGCATGAAATTCATCATATTCCTCTTCAGTTGGAGATAATCCATTATCTTTAATGGTTCCATAGTCCGATCCAATCAAACCAATGTAAACATCTGATTTTCTAACTTCTTCAAAGTATGTTGTCTCAGGAGACAATCCAAAAGAGGGTGAATCTTCAAAAAGGAAAACTTTGAAAAATGATTTTAAAAAATAATCTGCTTCAAATTCTTTCTTGATGAATTGGCGTTCTTTTTCAAATTCTGTCTGATTACTACTAATAAAAACTTTAAACATGATGACCACCAATTAATATGATGATTAAAATACAATTGCAAGTACTTTGAAAAAAAAACATACTTCCAAATATTGGTTCAATGAAATATAATAAAAATATAATTAATATCTTAATCTCATCAATAATAAACATTTGCCAACTGCAACTCTATGAAAAAACACTACTAAAATCCGATATTTCAGACAAACCAACACGTTAAAAAAAAATAGGCTGCAAAAACCAATTAAAATAATCAACTATTAAATTTAAATAATTAAAACAAATAAATAAGCTTTAAATTTGAATTTTGCCCGTATACTAACTCTCTTGAATCATCGGTAGAATACCCTTCCCTCCTCGAGTAACCCTCGAAACGGGCAGCCTATCTAATGCTGGGTTTCTCCTAATCACAGACAGTATCAACTTTCCTCATAGAAGGACCGAAGGCATCAGTCATTAAAAAATGATACGGCAATAATATTTATGTATAAAATAATATTTAACTATTTCTTAATCCATTGAAAAAACAAATAAAAATAAATTAAGAAATAACTAAAACAATAAAAATAAGTAAATTATAATATAATAGGCTTGCAGCGAAATGAAATTCCCATAGAAAACCATAGTACACAAACAAAACACAAAAGGACTTCACTACTGGGATCGAAACGAGACCAGGTATAACCCCCATGCTATGACCGCAAAACCTATTACAATATGAAAATGATAAGTAATAAGTAAATAAGTAAGTAATAATTGTAATAGAAGAAAGCTTGCAGCGAAATGAAATTCCCATAGAAAACCATAGTACACAAACAAAACACAAAAGGACTTCACTACTGGGATCGAAACGAGACCAGGTATAACCCCCATGCTATGACCGCAAAACTTAACCTTCTAAAACATATGAGTATGAAAAATAATAATAATTTCGTACATTTTCACCCGTACTATTAACACCTAACCAGATTACAGCTAACTTATACATCATCAATAGATGAATAGTTTAACAATAATCTATAAAATCATGCAAGCGAACAATTGGAAGTAGCGGACTAAACAACTCGGAAAAAAAACCTCGAAGCTTACATCCCTACCCCATCAAACAAGTCTTCTACTCGCGTCCTAAGCAATCTATTTTCAGGGGATACCTCAGGCTTAGATGCTTTCAGCCTTTATCACCTAGCGCGTAGCTGCCCGGCACTGCCTTATCAGACAACCGGTCGACCAGAGGCGCCGACAACTCGTTCCTCTCGTACTGGAGCCACCTTCCCCTCAGACTACTAACACATCCATTAGATAGCAACCAACCTGTCTCACGACGGTCTAAACCCAGCTCACGTTCCCCTTTAATGGGCGAACAACCCCACCCTTGGGTGCTGCTGCACACCCAGGATGGAAAGAACCGACATCGAAGTAGCAAGCCGCAGGGTCGATATGGGCTCTTGCCTGCGACCACCCAGTTATCCCCGAGGTAGTTTTTCTGTCATCTCAGGCCCCCATCAAGGAGGACTCTGAGGTTCGCTAGGCCCGGCTTTCGCCTCTGGATTTCTTGCTGATCGAAATACAGTCAGGCCAACTTTTGCCCTTACACTCTACGGTGGATCTCTGTCCCACCTGAGTTGACCTTTGGGCGGGCTTGATACCATTTCAAGCCCGTGCCGCCCCAGCCGAACTGCCCATCTACCGATGTCCTCACACAAAGTAAGTTAGAAACACAGTCATAAGAAAGTGGTGTCTCAAGAACGAATCATATAAACCTGGCGACTTATAATCGAATTCTCCCACTTACACTGCATACCTATAACCAAGCTTCAACGACAGACTGCAGTAAAACTCTACGGGGTCTTCGCTTCCCAATGGAAGACTCTGGCTTGTGCACCAGAATAGCAGGTTCACTAAGTTCTAGCTAGGGACAGTGGGGACCTCGTTCTACCATTCATGCAGGTCGGTACTTGTCCGACAAGGCATTTCGCTACCTTAAGAGGGTTATAGTTACCCCCGCCGTTTACTGGCGCTTCACTGAACTGAACTCCAGCTTCACGTGCCAGCACTGGGCAGGTGTCGCCCTCTGTACACACCCTTACGGGCTAGCAGAGAGCTATGTTTTTATTAAACAGTCGGGCCCCCCTAGTCACTGAGACCAGCTATTCACATAGCTGGCACCCCTTCTTCCAAAGTTACGGGGCCATTTTGCCGATTTCCCTTAGCTAGTTTACCTTAAAACGCCTTAGCCTACTCAGCTAGGGGCACCTGTGACGGATCTCGGTACGAAATAGTAAAATACAAAACTAACTCCCTTTTCAAGGACTCCATGAATCAGTTAAACCAGTACAAAAACGACCAGCTCATAATGCCTACACCTGGTTCTCGCTATTACACCTCTCCCCAGGCTTAAACACGTAAATAGGACGACAATCCTACAAAACATATCTCGAAGTGTCAGAAATTAGCCCTCAACGTCACCGCAAATTTACTATGTACAGGAATATTAACCTGCTTCCCTTTCGACCAGCTCAACTTATGACTGACCTTAGGATCGACTAACCCTTGGCTGACGAACATTGCCAAGGAACCCTAGCCCCTCCGGCGGTAAGGATTCTCACCTCACTTTGCTGCTACTACTACCAGGATCCACATACCTGCAAGGTCCAAAGGAACTCACGCCCCCTCTTCAACCCACACAGGTCGCCACTCTACACAATCACCAAAAAAAAGGTGTTCCATGGTATCGGCAACTGGATTAATTCCCGTCCATTTTAGGTGCCTCTGACCTCGATGGGTGATCTGTTACGAACTCGTTAAAGGGTGGCTGCTTCTAAGCCCACCTTCCCATTGTCTTGGGCCAAAGACTCCCTTACACTTATCCAGTATTTAGGGGCCTTAACCATAGTCTGAGTTGTTTCTCTTTCGGGACACAAGCTTACCCCGCGCCCCTCACTCCAACCTTCTACGACGGTGACGAGTTCGGAGTTTTACAGTACGCCGAGAAGTTTCCCTCCCTAAACGTCCAATTAGTGCTCTACCCCGCCACCAACCTCCAGTCAGGCTGACCTTAGAGTCATTTCGAGTGGAACCAGCTGTCGCCGGCCTTGATTGGCCTTTCACCACTATTCCCAAGTCAAAAGAGTGTTTTGCAGAACAACAACCCTGCGAACCTCCATCGCTCGTAAGAGCGACTTCATCCTGCTCAGGAATAGATCGACCGGCTTCGGGTTTCAATGCTGTGATTCCAGGCCCTATTAAGACCTTGCCCCTCAACAACGCTGCGGGCATATCGGTTTCCCTACGACTACAAGGATAAAAACCTTTTAGCCTCACCACAACAAAGAACTCCCTGGCCCGTGTTTCAAGACGGACGATGCAACACTAGTCCAACCTCCTCATACTACAATGTTACCACTGATTCTTTCGGAAGAATTCATTCCTTACGCGCCACATCTGGCTGTCACTATCTGGTTTCAGGTACTTTTCACCCCCCTATAGGGGTACTTTTCAGCATTCCCTCACGGTACTAATACTCTATCGGTCTTGAGACGTATTTAGAATTGGAAGTTGATGCCTCCCACATTCAAACCCGATATCCAACGGATCCTACTCAAGAAAAAATCATACACAAAACCTCAAAAAGAGAATATATCTACGGGACTATCACCCTCTACGGTTCTAAAATTCCAAATAAAATTCGATTTATCCCACGAGGCCTAAAAGTATGTCTATACACCACATCTCCCTAATATTACTAAAAGGGATTCAGTTTGTTCTAAGTCGATTTCGCTCGCCGTTACTAACGACATCGCATATTGCTTTCTTTTCCTCCGCCTACTAAGATGTTTCAATTCGGCGGGTTCCCAATCCTACACGGATCAACACAAAAAAAATGTGCTAGGAAGTCCCATTAGGCAATCTTGGGTTCCAAAGATGTATGCTCCTCGCCCAAGCTTATCGCAGCTTACCACGACCTTCATAGGCAACTCAAGCCAAGCCATCCCCCAGATAGCATAAGTAGCAAAATTTTACAAATGAAAGATTTATAAACAAATTAAGCAAACTATTACTAAAAAAAATATCTAATACACAAGAAAAAAGTCTTAAAAAATTTTAAACAAACCATCAAGAAGAAAAAACCAAACTAAAATAGTCTTTTCAACAAAATAATGTTGTTTAAAAAAAGAAAACATTATTCCAATAAGATTCTTTTTTTAATCTATTAAATAACACATAAACTAACAAATAATCTGGTTAGTTAGTGCTAGTAGGGTTACTTATGCACGGAAAATCATTTAAAATATTTTCCCTTCACACCTGTTTCACGACAAAAACGGTGCTGCACTAATAATGATAAATATTAATCCAATAATATCAGAATGATACTCTTAGCTCTGTAGATGATTTAGTGTTTGATTACAGTTACAATTAACCAAAACAATGTGATTTGTGTCTATAACACACATAAAAAATGTAATCATATAATAATAATTATAAAGTGTAAGGAGGTGATCCAGCCGCAGGTTCCCCTACGGCTACCTTGTTACGACTTCGCCCTCCTTAAAAAAACTAGATTCGAATATAACAAAACATTACATCCTCATCCAATCCCTTTTTGGGTGGCGTGACGGGCGGTGTGTGCAAGGAGCAGGGACGTATTCACCGCGCGATTGTGACACGCGATTACTACGCATTCCAGCTTCATGAGAACGAGTTACAGTCCTCAATCCGAACTACGACTAAGTTTAGAGGATTACCTCCGCCTTTCGGCGTCGGAACCCATTGTCTCAGCCATTGTAGCCCGCGTGTTGCCCAGAGGATTCGGGGCATACGGACCTACCGTCGTCCACTCCTTCCTCCTATTTATCATAGGCGGTCCCCTTAGTGTGCCCGGCATCCAAAAAAGGATCCGCTGGTAACTAAGAGCGTGGGTCTCGCTCGTTGCCTGACTTAACAGGACGCCTCACGGTACGAGCTGACGGCGGCCATGCACCTCCTCTCAGCTAGTCAAGCAAAGTCATCAACCTGGCTATCATACAGCTGTCGCCTCTGGTGAGATGTCCGGCGTTGAATCCAATTAAACCGCAGGCTCCACGCGTTGTGGTGCTCCCCCGCCAATTCCTTTAAGTTTCAGTCTTGCGACCGTACTTCCCAGGCGGCGGACTTAACAGCTTCCCTTCGGCACTGGGACAGCTCAAAGCCACCCCAACACCAAGTCCGCATCGTTTACAGCTAGGACTACCCGGGTATCTAATCCGGTTCGCGCCCCTAGCTTTCGTCCCTCACCGTCAGAATCGTTCCAGTCAGACGCCTTCGCAACAGGCGGTCCTCCCAGGATTACAGAATTTCACCTCTACCCTGGGAGTACCTCTAACCTCTCCCGATCTCAAGTCTAATAGTATCTCCAGCAATTCCCACAGTTAAGCTGCAGGATTTCACCAGAGACTTATTAAACCGGCTACGGACGCTTTAGGCCCAATAAAAACTGCTACCACTAGAGCTGCCGGTGTTACCGCGGCGGCTGGCACCGGTCTTGCCCAGCTCTTATTCCAAAAGCTCTTTACACTAATGAAAAGCCATCCCGTTAAGAATGGCACTTGGGATCCCCCCCGTCGCGATTTCTCACATTGCGGAGGTTTCGCGCCTGCTGCACCCCGTAGGGCCTGGAACCTTGTCTCAGGTTCCATCTCCGGGCTCTTGCTCTCACAACCCGTACCGATCAAAGGCTTGGTAAGCCATTACCTAACCAACTACCTAATCGGCCGCAGACCCATCCTTAGGCGAAAAAACATTTAAACAAAAAACCATTACAGGAATAATTGCCTATCCAGTATTATCCCCAGTTTCCCAGGGTTATCCCAGTCCTAAGGGTAGGTTATCCACGTGTTACTGAGCCGTACGCCACGAGCCTAAACTCGTTCGACTTGCATGGCTTAATCGAATCCCAATAGCAGTAGCATCTGCCAGGATCAAACAGAATTGAATGAAAAAAGCAGATAATCATAAAAAAGCTAAAATTTATGAAGTACGCTAAAAAAATATAGACGAGTAATAAATACACATAATAATTTGATATAAGAGTTCCTATAATCAAATATCACCACATCTACAAAACCAACATCATACCCGAAAAACTCAGGTACTCATAAAAGCACATTCTATAGATATTAAATTTAATTAATACAATAAATATGATAAATTTATAGCCATATGTGGAAAAGCAGTCATCATAGTTATAATTGTCAATACAATGTAACTTAGACCAACGCCATAAGACACATGGCACATCTAATAGACAGGGAAATTATATGAACAAAGTTAATTAAAAATTATTGCAAAAATAATTAATATTCCACCATACTGAAAATTATAAATTATTAAAATAAACTAGGTACAATTAATTTCATAAAATAAAATATAATAAATTTAATCTAAAAAAAAAATTAAATTTTAGAAAAGGATCACAATATAACAATAATATAATAAACATCAAATTCAAGTAATAAAAAAAATAAAAAAAATAATACATCCTTATTTGGCATGAAATTTCAGGTGTCCGAACATGAATAATATTTAAAACTTTCTATCTAACTCAAATAATAAGTGCTTTATATATTCTTTAATAAATTTTAATATGGTGATAAAATGAAGTTCGGTATAGAATTCGTACCAAATGAAGACTTAAATAAAATAGTAGAACGTGTAAAATTAGCTGAAGAAGTTGGTTTTGAATATGCATGGATTACAGACCACTACAACAACAAAAATGTATACGAAACCTTAGCTTTAATCGCTAAAGAAACAGAAACCATTAAAATGGGTCCTGGTGTAACCAACCCATATGTAAGAAGCCCTGCTATCTCTGCTTCCGCAATTGCTACTATCGATGAACTCTCCGACGGAAGAGCTACTTTTGGTATTGGTCCAGGAGACAAAGCAACTTTTGATGCTTTAGGAATCCCATGGGAAAAACCTGTATCCACAATAAAAGCTGCTATTGCTGACATTAACACTTTACTCGCTGGTGAAAAAACTGAAACCGGTGCAGCATTAGGTGGAGTAAAAGCTGTTCAAGAACACCTTCCAATTTATATGGGTGCTCAAGGACCTAAAATGTTAGAAACCGCTGGAGAAATTGCAGACGGTGTTTTAATTAATGCATCCAACCCTAAAGATTACGAAGCAGCATTACCTCTTATTAAAAAAGGAATTGAAAATGCTGGTAAAAATGTAGCTGACTTTGATGTAGGTGCATACACTGCAACCTCTATCGGAACTGATTCTGAAAAAGCTAAAGCTGCAGCAAAAATTGTTGTTGCTTTCATTGCAGCTGGTTCCCCTCCTATGGTTATCGAAAGACACGGATTACCTGAAGGTATCAACGAAAAAATCGGTGCTTGCTTAGGTAAAGGTGACTTCGGTGGAGCTATCGGATTAATCGATGATGACTTACTCCATGCATTCTCCGTAGCAGGTACTCCTGATGAATTCATCCCTAAAGTAGAAGGATTAGCTGAAATGGGTGTAACCCAATATGTAGCTGGTTCTCCAATCGGAAAAGATGTAGAAGAATCCATCAAATTATTAGGAGAAGTAATCGCAAGTTTCTAAACTCCTAATTTTTTCTTTTTTTTATTTTTTTAAATCATTGCTGTTTTGATGCCCTGTTTTTTACAAATTCTTACTACTTTTCTATATAAATTATTCTGATACTTATTTGAAGGATATTCCCTATTATAAAATAAGCTTTTTACATCATCCAGTATTTCCGGAAAATTACTTTTAACAAAATTATAATACTTTATTCTAGATGAAATTTCACTGCTTCCAAAAAGTGAAAGTGCACCTGGAATTAAATAGGCAGCATTGCTTTTCCTAAATACTTTAACAAAATTTTCAAGACTTTCCAAATCATCATTAATATAAGGCAATATTGGCATCAATGCAACTCCTACATGAAAACCTTTCTTAGCTAATGTATTCATTGCTTTTAGTCTTTGTGAAGGCAAAGGTGCATTTGGCTCAACCAAACTAGCTAAATCATCATCAACTGTTGAAAATGAAAATGTTACACAAACTTTTGATTTTAAACCTTTCAAATCATCAGGCAGTATCGCTGCATCATTTATCTTTTTTAGAATGTCAGTGTCCCTTAAAATTAAGTCAGATTTTGTTATAATGTGTACGGGATATTTGAATCTTAGAAATATTTTTAAAATCTCACGTGTTAATTCCAATTCCTTTTCTATTTCCATATATGGATCAGATGCCGAACCGAAATTTAAAAATACTCTTTCGTGATTTCTGGCTAATTTTTTTAATTTGTTATAAACCAGATCACATGCATTAGATTTTACATAATAGCTGTTGGTTTTCTTTGCATATTTACTTCCGTTTATATAACAGTATACACAGTCAAATGAACATCCCATATATGGATTAATTGTATAATCCTCTAAAAAGAGATTAAAATTTCTTTCCCCTTTTCTTTTATTGAAAATTGAATTTACTTTTTTGTTTTTAAATCCATATTTTTTTAAGATTAAATCATTACTATTAGCAAAGTTTTTAATTATATCAACACCTTAAATATTAATATTAATTTTATTATAAGGTATATATAATGGAGATTGAAAATTTAACTAAAGAAATTAGAGCCCTGGCTTTTGAGAGAAAAGATCCAAAAACCCCCAGCCAGGTAGCAGCCAGCTGGTATAATGATGATTTGACTTATGACGGAGTTGCAAAAACTTTATTTATTATATTGCCTACACCCGGATGTTCCTGGGCAATTGGAGACAGCGGCGGATGTACAATGTGCAGTTATGTTTCAGACTGTACATTAGAGCCAATCGACAGCAAAACCATAGTGGACATATTCAAACAGCACCTAAACCGTTTTCCGGTTAATGAAGAAGATAAAATAACTGTAAAACTATTTGCTTCAGGAAGTTTTTTAAATCCTCGTGAACTTCCAAAAGATGCCCGTGATGAAATTTTAAATATTTTAATGGACCTGGGCAATGTTCATGAAATTGTAGTTGAATCCAGAGCAGAATATGTTAAGGAAGAATACATCGATGAAGTGGTAGATATTATTGGAGATACTTTATTTGAAATCAGTATGGGTTTGGAGACTTCCAATGATTATACCCGGCTTAAAAAAATAAACAAAGGATTCAGTTTAGATGATTTCAACAATGCAGTATCATTAATTCAAAAATTAAATAGCAAAAAAGGATATAATCTTAAATCCAAAGCATACATTTTTGTAAAACCTATTCTTTTAAATGAAAAAGACGCTATTGACGAAGCTATTGAAACTGCAAGATACTGTGCAGACCATAATGTTGACAGACTCTCTTTCTGTCCTGCTACAATACATGGAGGAACTTTAATTGAAAGAATGTGGAGAAAAGGAGCATATCAGCCTCCTTGGATTTGGAGCTGTATTGAAATTATAAATACAGTACGTAAAGAGTTGGATATTCCTACATTACTTGACACTTCAGGTTTCGGTTCAAGACGCGGACCTTACAATTGTAAAAAATGCAATAAAGACTTAAAACATATGATAATAGCCAATAACTTAACACAAACTCCAATTGAGTATGAGTGTGACTGTAAAAACAAATGGTTAGCTGAAGTTAATAATGCAGATATGAATAAGTCAACTGTACCTGCAAAACATCTCCCATTATATTAAAAAAAATATTTTTTCTAATATAAAGAGATATAAAATTTAATTTTTATTTTTAAATTCCAATATTTTATCAACCAGCAAATAATCTAAAATTATCATTACAAATAAATAATTTAAATATATTCTGCCATCACTAGTTAATGAAGGAGTAAAACCTGAAATAATCACAGATCCGAAACCCAATATTAATAATACAAATATAAAATAACCTAACTTTTTATTGTCTTTATAAATCAGATAAATTGAATATAAAGGTATTAATGTAATTATAAGATACATCACACCACAGCTCAGCATTCTTATAAATCCTAAACTTAATAAACCATGTTTCAAGTTAGTTAAATCAAAATAACTATAAACAGTGGTGAAATTTGCGAATCTTAGTGATGCAAAAAATAATACTGCCAAACAGGGAATTAAAGTAATTATAGTTATTTTCTTCTTATTAGATATTAAATAAGTATAAAAACCAAGCAAAGCTAGGAAAATTACTGAAAATAAGTCTTTTGCCATTAAAATCCAACTTAAGAAATAATTAATCCCTACATCTAATTTATTTATGATGTTGAAATTAGCATAATCCGGAAATCCCAGTTTAGTAACTACTTTTACTCTATTTATATTTCCCGGACAGCAGAAATCATAAATGAAATTAAAAAGAATTATGATTATAAATAAATAAATTAATTTAGGAATTTCAATCTTTTTATATAAACAATAAACTATAGCAAATAAATATGCGCCACCAACCATAACCAGTAACTGTTCAGAGCTAATAGCTTCCAATAATGTGATAATTAAAATTAAATATATTATTGTCCTTTTAAATTTAGATATGTCCTTATTTTTAAATATAAATTCTTTAAGTAGATAAAAATGTATTAATATAAAACAAATCGGCCATATATAATTTGTTGTAGTTGCTAACCAACCCGCAGATTCCAATATTTTAGAAAAAGTTAATATAAATAAACCTACAAATAAACAAGCCAAACAATTATAAAAGAAAGGACTTTCATTATTATTAGCCAGCAATTTACTTAATAACACAGCAATAGCTGTAAAAATAACTGAATCCAATATTCTCCAAATTTCTGTAGGAACAGATACCAATACCCCTACATTAAATTCTATAAGAGATCTGGAACTCCAGGTTGCATACCTATAACTTAAAAATCCATTTTTAGTTAATGATAATAAAGGATGTTTTGAAACTATTGTCTGGAAAGTAGGATAATCTGCAGTAACTACTGCTAATTTCCAATGATAACACAATAAAATGATTAAAAATATCAAAAAAGGAATATATTTAACATATTTTTTAAAATTCATATCACTATTTCCAGCTAAATCAATAATAATTAATATTA
This genomic stretch from Methanobrevibacter smithii ATCC 35061 harbors:
- the mer gene encoding 5,10-methylenetetrahydromethanopterin reductase, with amino-acid sequence MKFGIEFVPNEDLNKIVERVKLAEEVGFEYAWITDHYNNKNVYETLALIAKETETIKMGPGVTNPYVRSPAISASAIATIDELSDGRATFGIGPGDKATFDALGIPWEKPVSTIKAAIADINTLLAGEKTETGAALGGVKAVQEHLPIYMGAQGPKMLETAGEIADGVLINASNPKDYEAALPLIKKGIENAGKNVADFDVGAYTATSIGTDSEKAKAAAKIVVAFIAAGSPPMVIERHGLPEGINEKIGACLGKGDFGGAIGLIDDDLLHAFSVAGTPDEFIPKVEGLAEMGVTQYVAGSPIGKDVEESIKLLGEVIASF
- a CDS encoding archaeosine biosynthesis radical SAM protein RaSEA; protein product: MEIENLTKEIRALAFERKDPKTPSQVAASWYNDDLTYDGVAKTLFIILPTPGCSWAIGDSGGCTMCSYVSDCTLEPIDSKTIVDIFKQHLNRFPVNEEDKITVKLFASGSFLNPRELPKDARDEILNILMDLGNVHEIVVESRAEYVKEEYIDEVVDIIGDTLFEISMGLETSNDYTRLKKINKGFSLDDFNNAVSLIQKLNSKKGYNLKSKAYIFVKPILLNEKDAIDEAIETARYCADHNVDRLSFCPATIHGGTLIERMWRKGAYQPPWIWSCIEIINTVRKELDIPTLLDTSGFGSRRGPYNCKKCNKDLKHMIIANNLTQTPIEYECDCKNKWLAEVNNADMNKSTVPAKHLPLY
- a CDS encoding ATP-binding protein, whose product is MFKVFISSNQTEFEKERQFIKKEFEADYFLKSFFKVFLFEDSPSFGLSPETTYFEEVRKSDVYIGLIGSDYGTIKDNGLSPTEEEYDEFHASNPDSFFYIQNVDKRDAESERFILKIQPDNKYSFFDTNQDLIDEIKKSLVKYIERGQKDNDNFDKKLILNSSIDDVDDEAYGLFFDLLKDDDSFTKLKDIDNKAYLLERIGAGEIVNGVFHLNIAGALFFAEDVNKFLSHEIKMVRFKGITKFDAIDRLNFKGSLLMGIKEFERFFKKNTNSGFIIDGMNRINIDEYPIKAIREGFINALAHRNYERSSSFIEFYIFDDRIEIINPGKLKYPLTIEDIKNDEGIGHRNERICDILYKTNYMEHIGRGISQMIGEMKKSGLEEPEFSEGNDSFKVMFKGNGGKISHYENNENVINLKDLGLNQRQIVILTEIINNNVSMTYDDHIKMFNTSKPTAERDFRKLAKLNLVKKSIVNRKVQFSSPDY
- a CDS encoding DUF6056 family protein, which gives rise to MNFKKYVKYIPFLIFLIILLCYHWKLAVVTADYPTFQTIVSKHPLLSLTKNGFLSYRYATWSSRSLIEFNVGVLVSVPTEIWRILDSVIFTAIAVLLSKLLANNNESPFFYNCLACLFVGLFILTFSKILESAGWLATTTNYIWPICFILIHFYLLKEFIFKNKDISKFKRTIIYLILIITLLEAISSEQLLVMVGGAYLFAIVYCLYKKIEIPKLIYLFIIIILFNFIYDFCCPGNINRVKVVTKLGFPDYANFNIINKLDVGINYFLSWILMAKDLFSVIFLALLGFYTYLISNKKKITIITLIPCLAVLFFASLRFANFTTVYSYFDLTNLKHGLLSLGFIRMLSCGVMYLIITLIPLYSIYLIYKDNKKLGYFIFVLLILGFGSVIISGFTPSLTSDGRIYLNYLFVMIILDYLLVDKILEFKNKN
- a CDS encoding SPL family radical SAM protein; this translates as MGCSFDCVYCYINGSKYAKKTNSYYVKSNACDLVYNKLKKLARNHERVFLNFGSASDPYMEIEKELELTREILKIFLRFKYPVHIITKSDLILRDTDILKKINDAAILPDDLKGLKSKVCVTFSFSTVDDDLASLVEPNAPLPSQRLKAMNTLAKKGFHVGVALMPILPYINDDLESLENFVKVFRKSNAAYLIPGALSLFGSSEISSRIKYYNFVKSNFPEILDDVKSLFYNREYPSNKYQNNLYRKVVRICKKQGIKTAMI